The following coding sequences lie in one Musa acuminata AAA Group cultivar baxijiao chromosome BXJ3-1, Cavendish_Baxijiao_AAA, whole genome shotgun sequence genomic window:
- the LOC135628595 gene encoding putative wall-associated receptor kinase-like 16, whose translation MGSTLPPFAFKLLLLTLLQATTTAAAASAPPSPNVVSPGCNDTCGGVSIPYPFGIGDGCFREGFEVTCEVVNGSPTPRAFLGGREGNITVEEIFLPQGQARIRNYISWDCFNNTDGWVAGQRPSLDLGDKPFWVSSNKNRFTTMGCNVVGLLVGGDNYTLGTGCASFCLEGASIASGSCSGTGCCQTTIPEKLDNFTTGLVYFVNLTTYEEYSPCTYAFIAEQDWFFFDESDLRNHTFEDKHKDGVPLVLDWVAGKQTCEEAKRNPSSYACRSINSDCIDSTSLQGYICNCSTGFQGNPYLQDGCKDIDECSLPTQYPCHGKCSNTPGNYSCSCPKGQSSKDPKSEPCVRDHGIPTSTKIVIGSCVGLVLFITCIFCIILAFQRRKLLREKDKFFHQNGGLRLYEEIRSKQIDTVKIYTKEDIEKATVNFDKSRELGRGGHGTVYKGNLDDGREVAIKRSKVVTEDQSEEFVREMIILSQINHKNIVRLLGCCLEVEIPMLVYEFIPNGTLFEFIHDNDGKLSLLTTRLRIARESAEALAYLHSSASPPIVHGDVKSLNILLDHDYVPKVSDFGASRMMSIDETQFITMVQGTLGYLDPEYLLVRQLTTKSDVYSFGVVLVELITRKKAIYYDGSSQGKGLASSFIEAMKDSRLEEILDDQIMGKENMNVIQEIAELAKECLNMNGDERPTMRQVAEKLHMLGGFLQVSSTHHAPEECEALLGESSMSSTLDSVGYHSLENKLGFDVKAGR comes from the exons ATGGGATCCACGCTGCCACCGTTCGCGTTTAAGCTGTTGTTGTTGACGCTGCTCCAAGCAACAACGACTGCAGCAGCAGCATCGGCACCACCGTCGCCGAACGTGGTGTCACCAGGTTGCAATGATACATGCGGCGGTGTTAGCATCCCGTACCCCTTCGGCATCGGCGATGGGTGTTTCAGGGAAGGCTTCGAGGTCACTTGCGAAGTCGTTAACGGCTCTCCGACTCCCAGAGCTTTCTTGGGCGGCCGCGAGGGGAACATTACAGTGGAGGAGATATTCTTGCCCCAGGGCCAAGCACGCATCCGGAATTACATTAGCTGGGATTGTTTCAACAATACCGACGGCTGGGTGGCTGGTCAAAGACCTTCTCTAGACCTTGGCGACAAACCATTTTGGGTATCCAGCAACAAGAACAGGTTCACGACCATGGGCTGCAACGTCGTTGGTCTCCTCGTAGGCGGGGACAACTATACATTAGGAACCGGGTGCGCCTCCTTCTGCCTCGAAGGGGCAAGCATCGCAAGCGGATCGTGCTCTGGCACCGGCTGCTGCCAGACCACCATCCCGGAGAAGCTGGACAATTTCACCACCGGGTTGGTCTATTTCGTCAATCTAACTACCTACGAGGAGTACAGCCCCTGCACCTATGCCTTCATTGCCGAGCAGGACTGGTTCTTCTTCGACGAGTCTGACCTCCGCAACCACACCTTTGAAGACAAGCACAAGGACGGCGTCCCACTCGTGCTGGACTGGGTAGCCGGCAAACAGACCTGCGAGGAGGCTAAGAGAAACCCTTCTTCATATGCATGCCGCAGCATCAACAGTGACTGTATCGACTCCACAAGTTTACAAGGCTATATCTGCAATTGCTCCACAGGTTTCCAAGGCAATCCTTACCTCCAGGATGGCTGCAAAG ATATCGACGAGTGCAGCTTACCAACGCAGTATCCATGTCATGGAAAGTGCAGCAACACACCAGGCAACTACAGCTGCTCATGCCCAAAAGGTCAAAGCAGCAAGGACCCTAAATCGGAACCATGTGTCCGAGATCACGGAATTCCGACATCAACGAAGATTGTTATAG GCAGTTGTGTTGGGCTTGTCTTGTTCATTACTTGTATCTTCTGCATAATCTTAGCGTTTCAAAGAAGGAAGCTTCTTAGAGAAAAAGATAAATTCTTCCATCAAAATGGAGGCTTGAGATTATATGAAGAAATTAGATCAAAGCAAATCGATACTGTCAAAATATATACCAAAGAGGATATAGAGAAAGCAACAGTTAATTTCGATAAGAGTCGAGAACTTGGGCGAGGAGGCCATGGCACCGTTTACAAAGGAAACCTAGACGATGGCAGGGAAGTGGCCATCAAGAGGTCTAAGGTAGTCACCGAGGACCAAAGTGAAGAATTCGTACGGGAGATGATTATTCTTTCTCAGATCAATCACAAGAACATTGTAAGGCTCTTGGGTTGTTGCTTGGAAGTAGAAATTCCCATGTTGGTTTATGAGTTCATCCCCAATGGAACCCTCTTCGAGTTCATCCATGACAACGACGGGAAACTAAGTCTCTTGACCACTCGTCTACGAATTGCCAGAGAATCTGCAGAAGCACTTGCTTACTTGCATTCATCGGCTTCCCCACCGATAGTTCATGGAGATGTAAAGTCGCTCAACATACTTCTAGATCATGACTACGTGCCAAAGGTATCAGATTTCGGTGCATCGAGAATGATGTCTATAGACGAAACCCAATTCATAACGATGGTCCAGGGAACTCTTGGTTATTTGGACCCAGAGTACTTGTTAGTTCGTCAACTAACAACAAAGAGTGATGTATATAGCTTTGGAGTAGTTTTGGTGGagctcatcacaaggaaaaaagCAATTTATTATGATGGGAGTAGTCAAGGAAAAGGTCTTGCCTCAAGCTTCATTGAAGCAATGAAAGATAGCCGACTTGAAGAGATATTAGATGATCAAATCATGGGAAAAGAAAACATGAATGTCATCCAAGAAATTGCCGAGCTTGCAAAGGAATGTTTGAACATGAATGGGGATGAAAGGCCAACGATGAGACAAGTGGCTGAAAAACTGCATATGTTAGGAGGGTTCCTACAGGTCTCTTCAACACACCATGCACCCGAGGAATGTGAAGCATTGCTTGGTGAATCATCCATGAGCTCTACCTTGGATTCTGTCGGGTACCATAGTTTAGAGAACAAATTGGGATTTGATGTAAAAGCtggaagatga